One part of the Solanum dulcamara chromosome 8, daSolDulc1.2, whole genome shotgun sequence genome encodes these proteins:
- the LOC129901346 gene encoding heavy metal-associated isoprenylated plant protein 3, translating into MGKNKSSKNFEGETKSEEQQQEKEGGKKEQHNHSVVLKVEFHCKGCVRKILKAVRSFKDVEKVTCDNDTNKVTAIGVVDALKLKEKVERKTNRPVQLISPLPNKEKKQNENDSKGTNGDEKKTKAKEPPVTTAVLKLHLHCEGCIQKIHKIITKNKGYKAMKIDQEKDLVTVTGSMDIKELVEVLKKQLKKDVQIVPPKKEGGGGDGKGNGKGKDGPGGGDKKDQYEYPELDATAIHATQLFSDENVNACTIM; encoded by the exons ATGGGGAAG AATAAGAGCAGCAAGAATTTTGAAGGCGAGACGAAGAGCGAAGAACAACAGCAGGAGAAGGAAGGAGGAAAGAAAGAACAACACAACCATAGTGTGGTTTTGAAAGTGGAATTTCATTGCAAGGGTTGCGTCCGTAAGATTCTCAAAGCCGTTCGAAGCTTTAAAG ACGTGGAGAAGGTGACCTGTGATAACGATACCAATAAGGTGACGGCAATCGGAGTAGTGGATGCGTTGAAGCTAAAGGAGAAGGTGGAGCGAAAGACGAACAGGCCCGTACAACTTATCTCTCCTTTACCAAACAAAGAGAAGAAGCAGAATGAAAATGACTCAAAGGGTACCAACGGAGACGAAAAGAAAACCAAAGCGAAAGAG CCTCCGGTTACCACTGCGGTACTGAAATTGCATCTACATTGTGAAGGATGTATCCAGAAGATTCACAAAATTATCACTAAGAACAAAG GTTACAAGGCGATGAAAATAGACCAAGAAAAGGATTTGGTGACAGTGACAGGTTCAATGGACATAAAGGAATTGGTGGAGGTGCTGAAGAAACAGCTGAAGAAAGACGTACAAATTGTCCCGCCGAAGAAAGAAGGCGGCGGCGGCGATGGGAAGGGAAACGGAAAAGGGAAGGATGGGCCAGGCGGCGGAGACAAGAAGGACCAATATGAGTATCCGGAGTTGGATGCAACTGCAATTCATGCTACTCAGCTTTTCAGTGATGAGAATGTTAATGCTTGCACTATTATGTGA
- the LOC129899464 gene encoding ABC transporter F family member 1-like, with translation MVSDASKKREAQKKAAAAAKRGGKSKAAAMKAAAAATATPAESNSIDELTNGIGEIQLSDRTCTGVLCSHPLSRDIRIESLSLTFHGHDLIVDSDLELNYGRRYGLLGLNGCGKSTLLSAIGCRELPIPDHMDIFHLTREIEASDMPSLQAVISCDEERLRLEKEVEVLAAQDDGGGEQLERIYERLEALDASTAEKRAAEILFGLGFNKKMQEQKTRDFSGGWRMRIALARALFMNPTILLLDEPTNHLDLEACVWLEETLKKFDRILVVVSHSQDFLNGVCTNIIHMQNKKLKLYSGNYDQYVQTREELEENQMKQYRWEQEQIASMKEYIARFGHGSAKLARQAQSKEKTLAKMERGGLTEKVAKDKVLVFRFPNVGKLPPPVLQFVEVTFGYTSDNLIYKNLDFGVDLDSRVALVGPNGAGKSTLLKLMTGDLVPLDGMVRRHNHLRIAQFHQHLAEKLDMELSALQFMIKEYPGNEEEKMRASIGRFGLTGKAQVMPMKNLSDGQRSRVIFAWLAFRQPHMLLLDEPTNHLDLETIDSLAEALNEWDGGMVLVSHDFRLINQVAHEIWVCENQTVTRWEGDIMDFKLHLKARAGLGDE, from the exons ATGGTGTCGGATGCCAGTAAGAAGAGAGAGGCTCAGAAGAAGGCAGCAGCAGCCGCCAAGAGAGGAGGGAAGTCTAAGGCGGCGGCGATGAAGGCGGCAGCGGCTGCAACAGCTACTCCGGCGGAGAGTAATAGCATTGATGAATTGACGAATGGTATAGGAGAAATTCAGTTGTCTGATCGGACTTGTACTGGTGTTTTGTGTTCACATCCACTTTCCAGAGATATTCGG ATAGAATCTTTATCACTTACTTTCCACGGACATGATCTTATAGTTGATTCTGATCTGGAGCTCAACTATGGAAG ACGTTATGGTTTGCTTGGGCTTAATGGCTGTGGAAAGTCTACTCTTCTTTCTGCTATAGGATGTCGTGAACTTCCCATCCCAGATCATATGGATATCTTTCATCTAACGCGAGAGATTGAAGCATCTGACATGCCCTCACTTCAAGCTGTTATTAGTTGCGATGAAGAGAGGTTGAGATTGGAAAAAGAAGTTGAAGTCTTGGCTGCACAG GATGATGGTGGTGGAGAGCAACTTGAACGCATTTATGAGCGTTTGGAAGCTTTGGATGCATCAACTGCTGAGAAGCGAGCAGCTGAAATCTTGTTTGGTCTTGGATTTAACAAGAAAATGCAAGAACAGAAAACGCGAGATTTTTCTGGTGGCTGGAGGATGAGGATTGCTCTTGCTAGGGCCCTGTTCATGAATCCGACCATTTTACTGCTTGATGAACCCACCAATCATCTTG ACCTGGAGGCTTGCGTTTGGttagaagaaaccttgaagaagTTTGACCGTATTCTGGTTGTTGTTTCACACTCTCAAGATTTTCTAAATGGTGTGTGTACTAACATCATCCATATGCAAAATAAGAAGTTGAAGCTCTACAGCGGTAATTATGACCAATATGTCCAAACCCGTGAGGAGCTGGAAGAAAATCAGATGAAACAGTACAGATGGGAGCAGGAGCAGATTGCTTCAATGAAGGAGTACATTGCTCGTTTTGGACACGGATCTGCCAAACTAGCCCGTCAAGCACAAAGTAAAGAGAAAACACTGGCTAAGATGGAGCGTGGAGGGCTTACAGAGAAGGTGGCGAAGGACAAGGTCCTGGTCTTCCGTTTTCCTAATGTTGGCAAACTTCCCCCTCCTGTTCTGCAGTTTGTGGAAGTGACATTTGGCTACACATCCGATAATCTCATTTACAAGAACCTAGATTTTGGCGTGGACCTTGATTCAAGGGTAGCACTGGTGGGACCTAATGGGGCTGGAAAGAGCACTCTACTTAAGCTGATGACAGGGGATTTAGTTCCCCTTGATGGCATGGTTAGGCGGCATAATCACTTACGGATTGCACAGTTCCACCAACACTTGGCTGAGAAACTTGACATGGAATTGTCTGCTCTTCAATTCATGATAAAAGAGTATCCTGGGAATGAGGAGGAGAAGATGAGGGCATCAATTGGAAGGTTTGGCCTTACTGGTAAAGCTCAAGTAATGCCTATGAAGAACTTGTCAGACGGTCAACGTAGTCGAGTAATATTTGCGTGGTTAGCTTTTAGGCAACCTCACATGCTGCTTCTCGATGAGCCAACCAACCATCTCGATCTTGAGACAATCGACTCACTTGCTGAGGCTTTGAATGAGTGGGACGGTGGCATGGTTCTTGTTAGTCATGATTTCAGGCTCATAAACCAGGTTGCCCACGAGATATGGGTATGTGAAAATCAAACTGTGACACGGTGGGAGGGTGACATTATGGACTTCAAGCTACATTTGAAGGCGAGGGCTGGATTAGGTGATGAGTGA
- the LOC129900187 gene encoding uncharacterized protein LOC129900187, with translation MDCMVFPTRFVRWVIECVYPVSYSLMINGELTPCFDAARGLQGDPMSPFLYVIVMEYLSRNLKELGTDTQFKHHPKCQKLDITYLSFVDDLLMFVKGDLASVSLLHEKFAIFTAASRLQANLTRSAIYYGGVESNTKSLIQNVVGSTQGALPFKYFGIPLDTKKLSLLQWQPLNDTVVAKITSWTAKKLSYAGRIQLV, from the coding sequence ATGGATTGCATGGTATTTCCCACTAGATTTGTCAGATGGGTGATTGAGTGTGTCTACCCTGTATCCTATTCTTTGATGATTAATGGAGAGCTTACTCCATGCTTTGATGCTGCTAGGGGATTACAAGGGGACCCCATGTCTCCATTTCTCTATGTTATTGTGATGGAGTACCTCAGTAGAAATCTGAAAGAACTCGGCACAGATACACAATTTAAACATCATCCCAAATGTCAAAAATTGGACATCACATATCTCAGCTTTGTAGATGATTTATTGATGTTTGTCAAAGGGGATCTTGCATCAGTGTCACTACTTCATGAGAAGTTTGCAATCTTCACAGCAGCCTCACGACTTCAGGCAAATTTAACAAGAAGTGCAATCTATTACGGAGGAGTTGAATCAAATACAAAAAGCTTAATTCAAAATGTCGTAGGGTCCACTCAAGGTGCTTTGCCTTTTAAGTACTTTGGTATACCGCTAGATACCAAGAAGCTTAGCTTATTGCAATGGCAACCTTTGAATGATACTGTGGTGGCCAAAATAACATCTTGGACTGCAAAGAAACTGTCTTATGCAGGCAGAATTCAATTAGTCTAG
- the LOC129900188 gene encoding uncharacterized protein LOC129900188, with protein MGTAAPHITTVNKLTMRNGPIISHEQQIALCAKVTDIEIFDGLRSIGDDKAPGVDGFNAMFFKKTCIVIQQDVCAAVGEFFCYRENVLANRIETFIASVISDIPAGFIPGRKGTDNIILAHELVKANSRKNISPRCMIKIDIQKAYDRVD; from the exons ATGGGTACTGCAGCTCCTCATATCACCACAGTCAATAAGCTTACTATGAGAAATGGTCCGATTATAAGTCATGAGCAACAGATTGCTCTTTGCGCAAAAGTGACtgatattgaaatatttgatgGATTAAGATCAATTGGTGATGACAAGGCACCGGGAGTAGATGGATTTAATGCCATGTTTTTCAAAAAGACATGCATAGTTATCCAACAAGATGTGTGTGCAGCTGTTGGGGAGTTTTTTTGCTATAGAGAAAAT GTGTTAGCTAACAGGATAGAGACATTTATAGCCTCAGTGATTTCAGACATTCCAGCTGGATTTATACCTGGACGAAAAGGGACTGATAACATTATCCTTGCTCATGAGCTAGTTAAAGCAAATAGCAGGAAAAATATATCTCCCAGATGCATGATTAAGATAGATATCCAGAAAGCTTATGACAGAGTTGACTAG